A single genomic interval of Melanotaenia boesemani isolate fMelBoe1 chromosome 4, fMelBoe1.pri, whole genome shotgun sequence harbors:
- the evpla gene encoding envoplakin a isoform X1, giving the protein MFKKKESKDPLKAPASVSKSQASSLALLIAQMQKNADKVEKDVLKAEELLAVDAENERKDQPFQHQDEISVKLGEAEGLLQDLFLDVDKAKKLKHPQATDIEKDVMLLHERWLKDCGFYRDIYEQIDDVSQMPIIDWGPVLDEKQQQVKTEQYGPTMADLKKQIAAHNILHKEIEAYNSQLCVSSAGSKDKYTDLKKQYNNVLDNSNWRRHYLNSLYEYMQTCTKELAFLSDEQAKIKKQDWSDRMVDPPDVRRQYENFKTNSLLSHESEVNKLQDEGDRLIELKHPASATITAQRDAVRNEWQQFLNLCICQETHLDNVEEYKRYQLDAEQLSERLTNLSNSMDPKSISKQSNSETLLQLEGEEKTVQNCEQLLSTLRRRSTTIAPLKLRRSIPNRPITVESLCDWETEKATLSRGEKFTLKSNPEHYNWSVVATDGSVKTFPGVCFQIPPPDSGAIDKVDLLGGELADIKKRRAALAANLKNQKSDVAKSQKLAPVSSAPPDPKVTAVAQQLDKLDNDLANAEESLLSQLRAPLSRTDPAGDLAKRKKEQEQAAKALKALEQQQQAAQAGLQPLLSKDPNGTSSGLPLKLSAASNKYDSIAALADLYNKKADASLNLENQIKKVDGLVSGFEKNLSEDGQIPDTPKAIQAHTDDIQRQRKSVAAAQNDMKKLSQDLETTEQLCSNLQQSFQEYCPDIQRQRKDVKQLQTRYANVANQLKERENILQDTTTKNQEFQSTCKSLNSFLDNLPTNQINSTDNLSQVKAKQSSQERIVEDLKRKEDDMDRVADLSQDLQNLLNEYDINVDKYNSTLEDAGVTVPKKPPVLTLSDAVQKQEKDLGNRYAKATAENTQRQKQMGLAKNLILQNEDKVQMVAQQQVQLQSQQKSSLELDSLLKELEGAKERTGHTETNLRTFKDRMMSLKSRRGVERVEEREVLQYYRDPKMEKDLVDLSDKLHEEALRRSATQSEVEVINKKITVLEDTLKTTKPKLLTREVTEFERDPQLDVEAAKIRDEIVRLKDDIRAKDGDHIQMKTEVTILQQKRPTIKEKVVKKEVVKVQQDPEMVKALRTFDTEISDEANKSKLLNDEIFQTRSQINALERLIPNIQPKIITKEVKKIEQDPSLISTSQNIQKGIEEERIDNSSLSKEVMDLQNRYREVQSWKPRIEVKEIVNEIYRIDPNTEVEIMRIRKDIQDSNKQRADTEKEVRQVTADINILRAEKPKVELKEVLQEVVKEERSPENQREIQRLNDQVNHLHSHYNSLEDKVQLLRKERDEWKAEKSKIETQLITREVIKYEPDPLLEKEADRLRRDVREEAQFRRSIEEMVFDLQNKYIILERQKPEEKVVVQEVVRLQKDPRQQLEHERLSKGLDEEVKNRRQIEIELQHLRTKVEDKERIIRESSESQKRIQAESELGEIRLRITQLENAPPPVEESIVVEEVLKVERDPKLERMTNGLRSDMDNETSDILRFERDIRNITLKLDILQREKSGEKTVYKEIVRVEKDQAVEEERDRLREQVSQTKFARQDLEDQIRRLNDKIDLLLSSKTTTSREETSLILKRDAIMREKDDLTREIKTLEAKRHDTSLSFQQQSRLMSEKTQMSRQRSIKMVSDVEQMEKQILDEKDKIHLRDSTIRELTLNLQKEEQAETRTKETNVSTKITILDPDTGKDMSPYDAYLQGLIDRQQYIHLQELECDWEEITSMGPDGETSVLQDRKSGKQYSIKDAIKGGNLTEYDLQQYKKGKIPISEFALLVAGDHKKQPKFNSVIPKSTATSKSTPSDLSTANETYPIAGIIDTSTDTCFTLRSATLRKLIDPTTAQRLLEAQAATGGIIDISNNGKYTVHKAATRGLIEDSQLQRLLNAQKAFTGVEEPTTKERLSVGEAVQKGWMPKETSVGYMEAQHLTGGLVDPKTGRRVSIMDAIGSKMIDSTIMRELQSETTYIKNIIDPITKEKINYKQALDRCKKDPVTGLPMLPASSKDGYPVYNPVRSARF; this is encoded by the exons GTCACAAGCCAGCAGCTTGGCCCTGCTGATTGCCCAGATGCAAAAGAATGCCGACAAGGTGGAAAAAGACGTCCTGAAGGCGGAAGAGCTGCTGGCTGTG GAtgctgaaaatgaaaggaaagatCAGCCCTTTCAGCATCAGGACGAGATCTCAGTGAAACTGGGAGAGGCTGAAGGCCTCCTGCAGGACCTCTTCCTGGACGTCGACAAAGCCAAGAAGCTCAAACACCCACAAGCCACCGACATCGAGAAAGA TGTCATGCTCCTCCACGAGCGCTGGCTGAAGGACTGTGGCTTCTACCGAGACATCTATGAGCAGATCGATGACGTGTCACAGATGCCCATCATTGACTGGGGACCAGTTCTGGATGAGAAGCAA CAACAAGTGAAAACAGAGCAGTATGGCCCCACCATGGCAGACCTGAAGAAACAGATTGCTGCTCACAACATCCTGCACAAAGAGATCGAAGCCTACAACTCTCAGCTCTGCGTCAGCTCCGCTGGCAGCAAG GATAAATATACAGATCTGAAGAAACAGTACAATAACGTGCTG gaCAACTCTAATTGGCGTCGCCACTACCTGAACAGCCTCTACGAATACATGCAGACCTGCACCAAAGAGCTGGCCTTCCTCAGCGACGAGCAGGCCAAGATCAAGAAGCAGGACTGGAGTGATCGCATGGTGGACCCACCTGATGTTCGACGCCAATATGAG AATTTCAAGACCAACAGTCTGCTGTCCCACGAAAGCGAAGTGAACAAACTCCAGGACGAGGGCGACAGGCTCATTGAACTGAAGCACCCTGCCAGCGCCACCATAACG GCCCAGAGAGATGCTGTACGAAACGAATGGCAGCAATTCCTCAATCTCTGCATTTGTCAAGAGACACACCTGGATAACGTGGAGGAGTACAAAAGG taTCAACTGGATGCTGAGCAGCTGTCAGAGAGACTGACCAACCTCAGCAACAGCATGGACCCCAAGTCTATCAGCAAACAGAGCAACTCAGAGacactgctgcagctggaa GGGGAGGAGAAAACCGTCCAAAACTGTGAACAGCTGCTCTCTACCTTGAGGAGACGGAGCACCACCATCGCTCCTCTGAAACTGCGGCGCAGCATCCCCAACAGACCCATCACAGTGGAATCCCTGTGCGACTGGGAAACAGAAAAG GCTACTCTATCAAGAGGGGAGAAGTTTACCCTGAAATCAAACCCTGAGCATTACAACTGGAGTGTTGTCGCCACTGATGGGTCAGTGAAAACCTTCCCAGGAGTTTGTTTCCAGATCCCGCCTCCAGACTCGGGTGCAATTGATAAAGTGGACCT ACTGGGGGGTGAACTGGCTGACATCAAGAAAAGAAGAGCAGCTCTGGCAGCAAACTTGAAGAATCAAAAATCAGACGTTGCAAAATCCCAGAAATTAG CCCCAGTGTCATCTGCTCCACCGGACCCCAAAGTTACCGCCGTGGCTCAGCAGCTGGACAAGCTGGACAATGATCTGGCCAACGCTGAGGAGAGCCTGCTGAGCCAGCTGCGAGCCCCGCTGAGTCGAACCGATCCGGCCGGAGATCTGGCCAAGAGGAAGAAGGAGCAGGAG CAAGCTGCCAAAGCACTGAAGGctctggagcagcagcagcaggcagcACAGGCCGGCCTGCAGCCTCTCCTGTCTAAAGATCCCAACGGTACATCCTCTGGCCTGCCACTCAAACTCAGTGCTGCCAGCAATAAGTACGACAGCATCGCTGCTCTTGCTGATCTCTACAATAAGAA agCAGATGCATCTCTCAACCTTGAGAATCAAATAAAGAAGGTGGATGGTCTTGTTTCTGGATTTGAGAAAAACCTCAGTGAAGATGGTCAGATCCCTGACACCCCAAAGGCAATTCAAGCCCATACAGACGACATCCAG CGTCAGCGGAAATCAGTGGCAGCAGCTCAAAACGACATGAAGAAGCTGAGTCAGGATCTGGAGACGACCGAGCAGCTGTGCAGTAATCTGCAGCAGAGCTTCCAGGAGTACTGCCCGGACATCCAGCGGCAGAGGAAAGATGTCAAGCAGCTGCAGACTCGCTACGCAAACGTTGCCAACCAGCTGAAGGAGAG AGAAAACATCCTACAAGATACAACAACCAAGAACCAGGAGTTCCAGAGCACATGCAAATCCCTGAACTCCTTCCTGGACAACCTGCCAACAAATCAGATAAACTCCACTGATAATCTGTCTCAAGTCAAGGCCAAACAGAGCTCCCAGGAG AGAATTGTAGAGGACCTGAAAAGAAAGGAAGACGACATGGACAGAGTGGCTGATCTCTCTCAAGATCTACAGAACCTGCTCAAC GAGTATGACATCAACGTTGACAAATACAACAGCACACTAGAGGATGCCGGTGTCACTGTACCAAAGAAACCTCCCGTGCTCACACTATCGGATGCTGTCCAGAAACAG GAAAAAGATCTGGGGAACCGCTACGCCAAAGCAACAGCTGAAAACACCCAACGTCAAAAACAGATGGGCTTGGCCAAGAATTTGATTTTACAA AATGAAGATAAAGTTCAGATGGTGGCGCAACAGCAGGTGCAGCTTCAAAGTCAGCAAAAGAGTTCTTTAGAGTTAGACAGTCTGCTGAAAGAGCTGGAGGGCGCAAAAGAGAGGACAGGTCACACTGAGACCAATCTCAGGACCTTCAAAGACAGAATGATGTCGCTGAAGAGTCGTAGAGGAGTGGAGCGCGTAGAAGAGAGGGAGGTACTACAGTACTACCGGGacccaaaaatggaaaaagatttGGTTGATCTGAGTGACAAACTGCACGAAGAAGCTCTGAGACGTAGCGCTACCCAGTCTGAGGTTGAGGTGATTAACAAGAAAATTACTGTCTTGGAGGACACCCTGAAAACTACCAAGCCAAAGCTGTTGACGAGAGAAGTAACTGAATTCGAGAGAGATCCTCAGCTGGATGTGGAGGCAGCTAAGATAAGAGATGAAATAGTAAGGTTGAAGGATGATATCCGAGCAAAAGATGGAGATCATATTCAAATGAAGACAGAAGTCACAATACTCCAGCAGAAGAGGCCAACCATCAAAGAGAAGGTGGTAAAGAAGGAAGTGGTCAAAGTGCAACAGGATCCAGAGATGGTGAAAGCGCTGCGAACATTTGACACAGAAATTTCTGATGAAGCCAACAAGAGCAAGCTCCTCAATGATGAAATCTTCCAGACAAGGAGTCAGATCAATGCTCTTGAAAGGCTGATTCCTAACATCCAGCCAAAGATAATCAccaaagaagtaaaaaagatTGAACAAGACCCCAGTCTTATCAGCACATCTCAGAATATCCAAAAAGGGATAGAGGAAGAAAGAATAGACAACAGCTCCTTGTCAAAAGAAGTGATGGACCTCCAAAACCGTTACAGAGAAGTTCAAAGCTGGAAGCCAAGAATTGAGGTGAAAGAAATTGTTAATGAGATCTATCGGATAGACCCAAATACAGAGGTGGAGATAATGCGCATTCGCAAAGACATACAAGACTCTAACAAACAGCGTGCTGATACTGAGAAGGAGGTTAGGCAGGTCACCGCTGATATCAATATCCTTCGAGCTGAGAAGCCCAAAGTGGAGCTGAAGGAAGTTCTCCAAGAGGTGGTTAAAGAGGAAAGAAGCCCTGAAAATCAGCGTGAGATACAAAGGCTAAATGATCAGGTGAACCATTTACACTCCCATTACAACTCCCTCGAGGACAAAGTCCAACTGCTTCGGAAAGAGAGAGATGAATGGAAGGCTGAAAAGTCCAAGATAGAGACCCAACTCATCACCAGAGAAGTCATCAAGTATGAGCCTGATCCGCTGCTGGAGAAGGAAGCTGACCGTTTGCGAAGAGATGTGCGTGAGGAGGCGCAGTTCCGACGCAGTATAGAGGAGATGGTGTTTGACCTTCAAAACAAGTACATCATATTGGAGAGACAGAAACCAGAGGAAAAAGTGGTTGTGCAGGAGGTTGTACGTCTACAGAAAGACCCAAGGCAACAACTGGAGCACGAGAGGCTCAGCAAGGGCCTGGATGAAGAAGTAAAGAATCGACGTCAAATCGAAATAGAGTTACAGCACTTAAGAACAAAGGTGGAAGACAAAGAAAGGATCATAAGAGAGAGCAGTGAGAGCCAAAAGAGAATTCAGGCTGAGTCTGAACTCGGTGAGATTCGTCTGCGCATTACACAGCTAGAAAATGCCCCACCTCCTGTTGAGGAGAGTATAGTCGTTGAGGAGGTACTGAAAGTTGAGCGAGACCCAAAACTAGAGAGGATGACAAATGGTTTGCGGTCGGATATGGACAATGAAACCAGCGACATTCTGCGTTTCGAGAGGGACATCCGCAACATCACTCTTAAGCTTGACATCCTGCAGAGAGAGAAGTCTGGTGAGAAAACAGTGTACAAGGAAATCGTTCGTGTTGAGAAAGACCAGGCTGTTGAAGAAGAGAGGGATCGCCTCAGGGAACAGGTATCTCAGACTAAATTTGCCAGACAAGACCTGGAGGATCAAATCAGACGTCTCAATGACAAAATTGACCTACTGTTAAGCAGCAAAACCACCACTTCAAGGGAGGAGACAAGCCTCATTTTGAAAAGAGATGCCATAATGAGGGAGAAGGATGATCTTACTCGAGAAATCAAGACACTTGAGGCCAAAAGACATGACACTAGTTTGTCCTTTCAGCAACAGAGCCGACTAATGAGCGAAAAAACACAGATGAGCAGACAGAGGAGCATTAAGATGGTGTCAGATGTTGAACAAATGGAAAAGCAGATCTTagatgaaaaagacaaaatccaTCTTCGAGACAGCACCATCCGTGAACTTACGCTCAACCTGCAGAAAGAAGAGCAAGCAGAGACGAGAACCAAAGAGACCAATGTCTCCACCAAAATCACAATTTTGGATCCAGATACTGGCAAAGACATGTCTCCCTATGATGCCTACCTGCAAGGCTTGATTGATCGCCAGCAGTACATTCATCTGCAGGAGTTGGAGTGTGACTGGGAGGAAATAACCTCTATGGGACCTGATGGGGAGACATCTGTCTTGCAGGACCGCAAGAGTGGAAAGCAGTACTCAATAAAAGATGCCATTAAGGGAGGAAACCTTACAGAGTATGATCTGCAACAGTACAAAAAAGGCAAGATTCCCATCTCAGAGTTTGCCCTGCTGGTTGCAGGGGACCATAAGAAGCAGCCCAAGTTCAACTCAGTCATTCCAAAGTCCACCGCAACAAGTAAGTCCACCCCCTCAGACCTTTCCACTGCCAATGAAACATACCCAATTGCAGGAATAATAGATACAAGCACTGACACTTGTTTTACATTACGCAGTGCCACACTTCGCAAACTGATAGACCCAACCACTGCCCAAAGACTTCTGGAGGCTCAGGCAGCAACAGGCGGCATCATTGACATCAGCAACAATGGGAAATACACCGTTCACAAGGCAGCAACCAGAGGTCTCATTGAGGACAGTCAACTCCAACGGTTGCTCAATGCACAAAAGGCTTTTACTGGAGTTGAGGAGCCCACGACCAAAGAGCGTCTTTCTGTGGGAGAAGCTGTTCAGAAAGGCTGGATGCCGAAGGAAACTTCAGTCGGCTACATGGAGGCACAGCACCTGACTGGAGGGCTGGTTGATCCCAAGACTGGTCGCAGAGTAAGCATCATGGATGCCATCGGGTCCAAAATGATTGACAGCACAATAATGAGAGAACTGCAATCTGAGACAACCTACATCAAGAATATCATCGACCCGATCACAAAGGAGAAGATCAACTACAAACAAGCTCTGGATCGCTGTAAGAAAGACCCAGTGACGGGTTTACCAATGCTGCCTGCCTCCTCCAAAGATGGCTACCCAGTGTACAACCCTGTACGATCTGCTCGATTCTAA
- the evpla gene encoding envoplakin a isoform X2 has translation MFKKKESKDPLKAPASVSKSQASSLALLIAQMQKNADKVEKDVLKAEELLAVDAENERKDQPFQHQDEISVKLGEAEGLLQDLFLDVDKAKKLKHPQATDIEKDVMLLHERWLKDCGFYRDIYEQIDDVSQMPIIDWGPVLDEKQQQVKTEQYGPTMADLKKQIAAHNILHKEIEAYNSQLCVSSAGSKDKYTDLKKQYNNVLDNSNWRRHYLNSLYEYMQTCTKELAFLSDEQAKIKKQDWSDRMVDPPDVRRQYENFKTNSLLSHESEVNKLQDEGDRLIELKHPASATITAQRDAVRNEWQQFLNLCICQETHLDNVEEYKRYQLDAEQLSERLTNLSNSMDPKSISKQSNSETLLQLEGEEKTVQNCEQLLSTLRRRSTTIAPLKLRRSIPNRPITVESLCDWETEKATLSRGEKFTLKSNPEHYNWSVVATDGSVKTFPGVCFQIPPPDSGAIDKVDLLGGELADIKKRRAALAANLKNQKSDVAKSQKLAPVSSAPPDPKVTAVAQQLDKLDNDLANAEESLLSQLRAPLSRTDPAGDLAKRKKEQEQAAKALKALEQQQQAAQAGLQPLLSKDPNGTSSGLPLKLSAASNKYDSIAALADLYNKKADASLNLENQIKKVDGLVSGFEKNLSEDGQIPDTPKAIQAHTDDIQRQRKSVAAAQNDMKKLSQDLETTEQLCSNLQQSFQEYCPDIQRQRKDVKQLQTRYANVANQLKERENILQDTTTKNQEFQSTCKSLNSFLDNLPTNQINSTDNLSQVKAKQSSQERIVEDLKRKEDDMDRVADLSQDLQNLLNEYDINVDKYNSTLEDAGVTVPKKPPVLTLSDAVQKQEKDLGNRYAKATAENTQRQKQMGLAKNLILQNEDKVQMVAQQQVQLQSQQKSSLELDSLLKELEGAKERTGHTETNLRTFKDRMMSLKSRRGVERVEEREVLQYYRDPKMEKDLVDLSDKLHEEALRRSATQSEVEVINKKITVLEDTLKTTKPKLLTREVTEFERDPQLDVEAAKIRDEIVRLKDDIRAKDGDHIQMKTEVTILQQKRPTIKEKVVKKEVVKVQQDPEMVKALRTFDTEISDEANKSKLLNDEIFQTRSQINALERLIPNIQPKIITKEVKKIEQDPSLISTSQNIQKGIEEERIDNSSLSKEVMDLQNRYREVQSWKPRIEVKEIVNEIYRIDPNTEVEIMRIRKDIQDSNKQRADTEKEVRQVTADINILRAEKPKVELKEVLQEVVKEERSPENQREIQRLNDQVNHLHSHYNSLEDKVQLLRKERDEWKAEKSKIETQLITREVIKYEPDPLLEKEADRLRRDVREEAQFRRSIEEMVFDLQNKYIILERQKPEEKVVVQEVVRLQKDPRQQLEHERLSKGLDEEVKNRRQIEIELQHLRTKVEDKERIIRESSESQKRIQAESELGEIRLRITQLENAPPPVEESIVVEEVLKVERDPKLERMTNGLRSDMDNETSDILRFERDIRNITLKLDILQREKSGEKTVYKEIVRVEKDQAVEEERDRLREQVSQTKFARQDLEDQIRRLNDKIDLLLSSKTTTSREETSLILKRDAIMREKDDLTREIKTLEAKRHDTSLSFQQQSRLMSEKTQMSRQRSIKMVSDVEQMEKQILDEKDKIHLRDSTIRELTLNLQKEEQAETRTKETNVSTKITILDPDTGKDMSPYDAYLQGLIDRQQYIHLQELECDWEEITSMGPDGETSVLQDRKSGKQYSIKDAIKGGNLTEYDLQQYKKGKIPISEFALLVAGDHKKQPKFNSVIPKSTATMPHFAN, from the exons GTCACAAGCCAGCAGCTTGGCCCTGCTGATTGCCCAGATGCAAAAGAATGCCGACAAGGTGGAAAAAGACGTCCTGAAGGCGGAAGAGCTGCTGGCTGTG GAtgctgaaaatgaaaggaaagatCAGCCCTTTCAGCATCAGGACGAGATCTCAGTGAAACTGGGAGAGGCTGAAGGCCTCCTGCAGGACCTCTTCCTGGACGTCGACAAAGCCAAGAAGCTCAAACACCCACAAGCCACCGACATCGAGAAAGA TGTCATGCTCCTCCACGAGCGCTGGCTGAAGGACTGTGGCTTCTACCGAGACATCTATGAGCAGATCGATGACGTGTCACAGATGCCCATCATTGACTGGGGACCAGTTCTGGATGAGAAGCAA CAACAAGTGAAAACAGAGCAGTATGGCCCCACCATGGCAGACCTGAAGAAACAGATTGCTGCTCACAACATCCTGCACAAAGAGATCGAAGCCTACAACTCTCAGCTCTGCGTCAGCTCCGCTGGCAGCAAG GATAAATATACAGATCTGAAGAAACAGTACAATAACGTGCTG gaCAACTCTAATTGGCGTCGCCACTACCTGAACAGCCTCTACGAATACATGCAGACCTGCACCAAAGAGCTGGCCTTCCTCAGCGACGAGCAGGCCAAGATCAAGAAGCAGGACTGGAGTGATCGCATGGTGGACCCACCTGATGTTCGACGCCAATATGAG AATTTCAAGACCAACAGTCTGCTGTCCCACGAAAGCGAAGTGAACAAACTCCAGGACGAGGGCGACAGGCTCATTGAACTGAAGCACCCTGCCAGCGCCACCATAACG GCCCAGAGAGATGCTGTACGAAACGAATGGCAGCAATTCCTCAATCTCTGCATTTGTCAAGAGACACACCTGGATAACGTGGAGGAGTACAAAAGG taTCAACTGGATGCTGAGCAGCTGTCAGAGAGACTGACCAACCTCAGCAACAGCATGGACCCCAAGTCTATCAGCAAACAGAGCAACTCAGAGacactgctgcagctggaa GGGGAGGAGAAAACCGTCCAAAACTGTGAACAGCTGCTCTCTACCTTGAGGAGACGGAGCACCACCATCGCTCCTCTGAAACTGCGGCGCAGCATCCCCAACAGACCCATCACAGTGGAATCCCTGTGCGACTGGGAAACAGAAAAG GCTACTCTATCAAGAGGGGAGAAGTTTACCCTGAAATCAAACCCTGAGCATTACAACTGGAGTGTTGTCGCCACTGATGGGTCAGTGAAAACCTTCCCAGGAGTTTGTTTCCAGATCCCGCCTCCAGACTCGGGTGCAATTGATAAAGTGGACCT ACTGGGGGGTGAACTGGCTGACATCAAGAAAAGAAGAGCAGCTCTGGCAGCAAACTTGAAGAATCAAAAATCAGACGTTGCAAAATCCCAGAAATTAG CCCCAGTGTCATCTGCTCCACCGGACCCCAAAGTTACCGCCGTGGCTCAGCAGCTGGACAAGCTGGACAATGATCTGGCCAACGCTGAGGAGAGCCTGCTGAGCCAGCTGCGAGCCCCGCTGAGTCGAACCGATCCGGCCGGAGATCTGGCCAAGAGGAAGAAGGAGCAGGAG CAAGCTGCCAAAGCACTGAAGGctctggagcagcagcagcaggcagcACAGGCCGGCCTGCAGCCTCTCCTGTCTAAAGATCCCAACGGTACATCCTCTGGCCTGCCACTCAAACTCAGTGCTGCCAGCAATAAGTACGACAGCATCGCTGCTCTTGCTGATCTCTACAATAAGAA agCAGATGCATCTCTCAACCTTGAGAATCAAATAAAGAAGGTGGATGGTCTTGTTTCTGGATTTGAGAAAAACCTCAGTGAAGATGGTCAGATCCCTGACACCCCAAAGGCAATTCAAGCCCATACAGACGACATCCAG CGTCAGCGGAAATCAGTGGCAGCAGCTCAAAACGACATGAAGAAGCTGAGTCAGGATCTGGAGACGACCGAGCAGCTGTGCAGTAATCTGCAGCAGAGCTTCCAGGAGTACTGCCCGGACATCCAGCGGCAGAGGAAAGATGTCAAGCAGCTGCAGACTCGCTACGCAAACGTTGCCAACCAGCTGAAGGAGAG AGAAAACATCCTACAAGATACAACAACCAAGAACCAGGAGTTCCAGAGCACATGCAAATCCCTGAACTCCTTCCTGGACAACCTGCCAACAAATCAGATAAACTCCACTGATAATCTGTCTCAAGTCAAGGCCAAACAGAGCTCCCAGGAG AGAATTGTAGAGGACCTGAAAAGAAAGGAAGACGACATGGACAGAGTGGCTGATCTCTCTCAAGATCTACAGAACCTGCTCAAC GAGTATGACATCAACGTTGACAAATACAACAGCACACTAGAGGATGCCGGTGTCACTGTACCAAAGAAACCTCCCGTGCTCACACTATCGGATGCTGTCCAGAAACAG GAAAAAGATCTGGGGAACCGCTACGCCAAAGCAACAGCTGAAAACACCCAACGTCAAAAACAGATGGGCTTGGCCAAGAATTTGATTTTACAA AATGAAGATAAAGTTCAGATGGTGGCGCAACAGCAGGTGCAGCTTCAAAGTCAGCAAAAGAGTTCTTTAGAGTTAGACAGTCTGCTGAAAGAGCTGGAGGGCGCAAAAGAGAGGACAGGTCACACTGAGACCAATCTCAGGACCTTCAAAGACAGAATGATGTCGCTGAAGAGTCGTAGAGGAGTGGAGCGCGTAGAAGAGAGGGAGGTACTACAGTACTACCGGGacccaaaaatggaaaaagatttGGTTGATCTGAGTGACAAACTGCACGAAGAAGCTCTGAGACGTAGCGCTACCCAGTCTGAGGTTGAGGTGATTAACAAGAAAATTACTGTCTTGGAGGACACCCTGAAAACTACCAAGCCAAAGCTGTTGACGAGAGAAGTAACTGAATTCGAGAGAGATCCTCAGCTGGATGTGGAGGCAGCTAAGATAAGAGATGAAATAGTAAGGTTGAAGGATGATATCCGAGCAAAAGATGGAGATCATATTCAAATGAAGACAGAAGTCACAATACTCCAGCAGAAGAGGCCAACCATCAAAGAGAAGGTGGTAAAGAAGGAAGTGGTCAAAGTGCAACAGGATCCAGAGATGGTGAAAGCGCTGCGAACATTTGACACAGAAATTTCTGATGAAGCCAACAAGAGCAAGCTCCTCAATGATGAAATCTTCCAGACAAGGAGTCAGATCAATGCTCTTGAAAGGCTGATTCCTAACATCCAGCCAAAGATAATCAccaaagaagtaaaaaagatTGAACAAGACCCCAGTCTTATCAGCACATCTCAGAATATCCAAAAAGGGATAGAGGAAGAAAGAATAGACAACAGCTCCTTGTCAAAAGAAGTGATGGACCTCCAAAACCGTTACAGAGAAGTTCAAAGCTGGAAGCCAAGAATTGAGGTGAAAGAAATTGTTAATGAGATCTATCGGATAGACCCAAATACAGAGGTGGAGATAATGCGCATTCGCAAAGACATACAAGACTCTAACAAACAGCGTGCTGATACTGAGAAGGAGGTTAGGCAGGTCACCGCTGATATCAATATCCTTCGAGCTGAGAAGCCCAAAGTGGAGCTGAAGGAAGTTCTCCAAGAGGTGGTTAAAGAGGAAAGAAGCCCTGAAAATCAGCGTGAGATACAAAGGCTAAATGATCAGGTGAACCATTTACACTCCCATTACAACTCCCTCGAGGACAAAGTCCAACTGCTTCGGAAAGAGAGAGATGAATGGAAGGCTGAAAAGTCCAAGATAGAGACCCAACTCATCACCAGAGAAGTCATCAAGTATGAGCCTGATCCGCTGCTGGAGAAGGAAGCTGACCGTTTGCGAAGAGATGTGCGTGAGGAGGCGCAGTTCCGACGCAGTATAGAGGAGATGGTGTTTGACCTTCAAAACAAGTACATCATATTGGAGAGACAGAAACCAGAGGAAAAAGTGGTTGTGCAGGAGGTTGTACGTCTACAGAAAGACCCAAGGCAACAACTGGAGCACGAGAGGCTCAGCAAGGGCCTGGATGAAGAAGTAAAGAATCGACGTCAAATCGAAATAGAGTTACAGCACTTAAGAACAAAGGTGGAAGACAAAGAAAGGATCATAAGAGAGAGCAGTGAGAGCCAAAAGAGAATTCAGGCTGAGTCTGAACTCGGTGAGATTCGTCTGCGCATTACACAGCTAGAAAATGCCCCACCTCCTGTTGAGGAGAGTATAGTCGTTGAGGAGGTACTGAAAGTTGAGCGAGACCCAAAACTAGAGAGGATGACAAATGGTTTGCGGTCGGATATGGACAATGAAACCAGCGACATTCTGCGTTTCGAGAGGGACATCCGCAACATCACTCTTAAGCTTGACATCCTGCAGAGAGAGAAGTCTGGTGAGAAAACAGTGTACAAGGAAATCGTTCGTGTTGAGAAAGACCAGGCTGTTGAAGAAGAGAGGGATCGCCTCAGGGAACAGGTATCTCAGACTAAATTTGCCAGACAAGACCTGGAGGATCAAATCAGACGTCTCAATGACAAAATTGACCTACTGTTAAGCAGCAAAACCACCACTTCAAGGGAGGAGACAAGCCTCATTTTGAAAAGAGATGCCATAATGAGGGAGAAGGATGATCTTACTCGAGAAATCAAGACACTTGAGGCCAAAAGACATGACACTAGTTTGTCCTTTCAGCAACAGAGCCGACTAATGAGCGAAAAAACACAGATGAGCAGACAGAGGAGCATTAAGATGGTGTCAGATGTTGAACAAATGGAAAAGCAGATCTTagatgaaaaagacaaaatccaTCTTCGAGACAGCACCATCCGTGAACTTACGCTCAACCTGCAGAAAGAAGAGCAAGCAGAGACGAGAACCAAAGAGACCAATGTCTCCACCAAAATCACAATTTTGGATCCAGATACTGGCAAAGACATGTCTCCCTATGATGCCTACCTGCAAGGCTTGATTGATCGCCAGCAGTACATTCATCTGCAGGAGTTGGAGTGTGACTGGGAGGAAATAACCTCTATGGGACCTGATGGGGAGACATCTGTCTTGCAGGACCGCAAGAGTGGAAAGCAGTACTCAATAAAAGATGCCATTAAGGGAGGAAACCTTACAGAGTATGATCTGCAACAGTACAAAAAAGGCAAGATTCCCATCTCAGAGTTTGCCCTGCTGGTTGCAGGGGACCATAAGAAGCAGCCCAAGTTCAACTCAGTCATTCCAAAGTCCACCGCAACAA TGCCACACTTCGCAAACTGA